A section of the Paenibacillus yonginensis genome encodes:
- a CDS encoding MFS transporter, protein MKKALDRQSILLLAVNGLFVLSGALSGTFLNVFLWKSKQDYAMIGWFTVSQQIALGLTFWIAGKWVKEHNKMNALRVGTALSGLFYLLVLLAGKAAVWYIWPLGLLLGAALGMFWLAFNVVTFEVTDPDNRDLFNGWLGLIGSVCGIVGPWFSGWVISRMQDNEGYRLIFTLSLVIYGIAVVFSFFLNKRKLKGHYQWSAPIRELRRPGSPWRRAAFGLAFQGLREGVYSFLIVLLVYEATQQEWKLGQFSLITSAVSLVTFWAAGKWLKPRYRYAGMLIGALLLAGFMVPLLGSLQYGMLLVMGTGIAAFLPLYMIPMVSVTFDLMGASEESANSRVELMVLRELCLMCGRLAGILLYVVVLSFSDAPRTVTWLLIGLGFAPVLGWLFMRKQLKKTAS, encoded by the coding sequence ATGAAAAAAGCTCTTGACCGACAATCCATTCTGCTGCTAGCAGTGAATGGATTGTTTGTTTTATCCGGGGCATTGTCCGGTACATTCCTGAATGTCTTTTTGTGGAAAAGCAAGCAGGACTACGCCATGATCGGCTGGTTCACGGTCAGCCAGCAAATAGCGCTTGGCCTGACCTTCTGGATCGCCGGGAAATGGGTGAAGGAGCATAATAAAATGAACGCGCTCCGTGTGGGCACGGCCTTATCCGGTTTGTTCTATTTGCTGGTACTGCTGGCGGGCAAAGCTGCCGTATGGTATATCTGGCCGCTCGGGCTGCTGCTCGGGGCAGCGCTCGGCATGTTCTGGCTGGCTTTTAATGTGGTGACGTTTGAGGTAACAGATCCGGACAATCGGGATTTGTTTAATGGGTGGCTTGGGCTGATCGGGTCCGTATGCGGTATCGTCGGTCCCTGGTTCTCCGGCTGGGTCATTTCCCGTATGCAGGATAATGAGGGCTACCGGCTTATTTTTACCCTGTCACTGGTGATCTACGGGATAGCTGTCGTGTTCAGCTTTTTTCTGAACAAGCGCAAGCTGAAGGGACATTACCAGTGGAGTGCGCCTATACGCGAGCTTAGAAGGCCGGGGAGTCCCTGGCGTAGAGCGGCGTTTGGCTTGGCTTTCCAAGGCCTGAGGGAGGGCGTTTATTCCTTCCTGATTGTGCTTTTGGTTTATGAAGCGACTCAGCAGGAGTGGAAGCTCGGGCAGTTCTCGCTCATCACCTCCGCCGTCTCCCTAGTAACCTTCTGGGCCGCGGGAAAGTGGCTAAAACCCCGTTACCGCTATGCGGGAATGCTGATTGGCGCGCTGCTGCTGGCAGGTTTTATGGTTCCCTTGTTAGGGAGTCTGCAGTACGGCATGCTGCTCGTTATGGGGACAGGAATCGCTGCTTTCTTGCCGCTGTATATGATCCCCATGGTGTCCGTTACCTTTGATTTGATGGGGGCTAGTGAAGAAAGCGCCAACAGTCGCGTTGAGCTCATGGTACTGCGCGAACTTTGTTTGATGTGCGGACGATTGGCAGGCATTCTGCTTTATGTGGTCGTGTTATCGTTCAGCGATGCGCCAAGAACTGTTACCTGGCTTCTTATCGGCTTAGGTTTTGCCCCCGTGCTGGGCTGGCTGTTCATGCGGAAACAATTAAAGAAAACGGCCAGTTGA
- a CDS encoding spore germination protein, whose protein sequence is MEKTLLSQSLKENEQNLRDVFHLCSDIVFRYTYNQGTPEFLILYLDGFVDMTVLEQSILRPLMLNRNAEPDTMGKMIRDSFVFTGQTKTSNQVKDVVDSVLKGYVAILTEGESLALLADAAGFDKRAIDEPKTEKASQGPRDCFTEALRTNTMLLRRRITTPRLKMESFKLGELTSTDVVLAYVEDIAKPGLIEEVRKRLKNISTQGILDAAYIEERIQDRPKSPFPQIQKTERPDTTASSLIEGKVAILVDCTPTVLILPINFWAGFQSADDYYERVDFVFARRLVRYVMMFASLTLPGLYIALTTYHPDLLPGTLFISIGEAREKSPFPTIIEVLIMEFVFEGLQEAGIRMPSQIGPLVSIVGALVVGQAAVEANIVSAPIVIVVALTGIASFVIPRYAFAIPLRILRFAIIFLAGIYGMYGVSIGVMAIMIHLVTLQSIGESYLPPIMPLIRRRLKEVLLRPPHWPWGKP, encoded by the coding sequence GTGGAGAAAACGCTGTTAAGCCAGAGCCTGAAAGAAAACGAACAGAACTTACGGGATGTGTTTCATCTCTGTTCGGACATTGTTTTTCGTTATACATACAATCAAGGAACACCGGAATTTCTTATTCTTTATCTGGATGGATTTGTGGATATGACCGTGCTGGAGCAATCTATATTAAGACCTTTAATGCTGAATCGAAACGCCGAACCGGACACAATGGGGAAGATGATTAGAGACAGCTTTGTCTTTACAGGACAGACCAAAACGTCCAATCAAGTGAAAGACGTCGTCGATAGCGTCCTCAAAGGATACGTTGCTATTTTGACTGAAGGCGAGAGCCTGGCGCTTTTGGCCGATGCCGCCGGTTTTGATAAACGTGCTATCGACGAACCGAAAACGGAGAAAGCCTCTCAAGGACCCAGAGACTGTTTTACTGAAGCTCTGCGTACCAACACAATGCTTCTGCGAAGAAGAATTACTACCCCTCGTTTAAAAATGGAGTCCTTCAAGCTGGGTGAACTCACCTCCACGGACGTAGTTCTCGCCTATGTTGAAGACATTGCGAAACCTGGCTTAATCGAGGAGGTCCGCAAGCGCTTAAAGAATATTTCGACTCAAGGTATCCTGGATGCCGCATACATCGAGGAGCGTATTCAAGACCGGCCGAAATCTCCGTTTCCACAAATCCAGAAAACAGAACGTCCGGATACGACCGCATCCAGTCTGATCGAGGGCAAAGTAGCTATCCTTGTAGACTGTACGCCCACAGTTCTTATTCTGCCTATCAATTTCTGGGCCGGGTTTCAGTCAGCAGATGATTATTATGAGCGCGTGGACTTCGTCTTTGCCCGAAGATTGGTCAGATATGTCATGATGTTTGCCTCTTTGACACTTCCGGGTTTGTACATTGCTTTAACCACGTACCATCCGGATTTGCTGCCCGGAACGCTGTTCATCAGTATAGGGGAGGCACGGGAGAAATCTCCTTTCCCGACCATTATTGAAGTGCTGATCATGGAATTTGTATTTGAAGGTTTACAGGAGGCCGGCATCAGGATGCCCTCGCAAATCGGACCGCTCGTCAGCATCGTTGGGGCGCTTGTGGTTGGCCAAGCGGCCGTAGAAGCTAATATCGTTTCTGCCCCCATTGTTATTGTCGTCGCCTTGACCGGGATTGCCTCCTTCGTCATCCCGCGATATGCGTTTGCGATTCCGCTGCGTATTCTTCGTTTTGCCATTATTTTTTTGGCCGGGATCTACGGAATGTATGGAGTTTCGATCGGCGTCATGGCCATTATGATTCATCTGGTAACCCTGCAATCCATCGGCGAGTCCTATTTACCGCCCATTATGCCCCTCATCCGGCGGCGCCTTAAAGAAGTTTTGCTGCGACCCCCGCATTGGCCATGGGGCAAACCTTAA
- a CDS encoding spore coat protein: MNPFLERLMGMQNLTDQIIAMDFLNNAKSGVRNYAMAITECTSPDIKAVLTKQLEEAIQTHEHIVHFLVDKGYYRPFNVEEQRQLDLQNIQTAQGIL, translated from the coding sequence ATGAATCCCTTTCTGGAACGATTGATGGGCATGCAGAACCTGACGGATCAGATCATCGCCATGGATTTCCTGAACAACGCCAAAAGCGGTGTCCGGAATTACGCAATGGCCATTACCGAATGCACATCGCCCGACATAAAAGCTGTCTTGACCAAGCAGCTTGAGGAAGCCATTCAAACCCATGAACATATCGTCCATTTCTTGGTCGACAAGGGCTATTACCGCCCTTTCAATGTTGAAGAGCAGAGGCAGCTTGACCTGCAAAATATCCAGACGGCTCAGGGTATTTTGTAG
- a CDS encoding spore coat protein — translation MNQDYLDPINAQHMPELADMTFAVDFLLRAKEGVRNTATALTEAVSPDVRTLLKMQLREALALHQEISELMIRKKWFHPYELTEQYQLDQLSANNTVMISQMDLFPKDTNRKGMFDQEPDAQLGGHQA, via the coding sequence ATGAACCAGGATTATTTAGATCCCATTAACGCACAGCATATGCCGGAGCTTGCGGATATGACGTTTGCCGTAGATTTTCTTCTTCGCGCGAAGGAGGGAGTCAGAAATACGGCCACAGCTCTGACGGAAGCCGTTTCTCCTGATGTGCGGACGCTTCTAAAAATGCAATTAAGGGAAGCCCTTGCTCTTCATCAGGAGATTTCAGAGCTCATGATTCGCAAGAAATGGTTCCACCCTTACGAATTAACCGAGCAGTACCAGCTTGACCAGCTGTCCGCGAACAATACAGTCATGATCAGCCAAATGGATTTGTTTCCGAAGGATACAAACCGCAAAGGCATGTTTGATCAGGAGCCGGACGCACAACTAGGAGGACACCAGGCATGA
- a CDS encoding maltose acetyltransferase domain-containing protein, whose translation MKTEKQKMLAGELYEAWDPELTREREYARRMTRIYNQTSETDHELRESLLKQLLGRTGQRVGMEPNIRFDYGYNIYVGENFFANFDCTILDVCEVHIGDNCMFGPGVHIYTATHPIDPYERIKGPELGKPVKLGDNVWVGGRAVINPGVTIGSNVVIASGAVVTKDVPDNVIVGGNPAKVIRTIEIGSN comes from the coding sequence ATGAAAACCGAAAAACAAAAAATGCTGGCTGGCGAACTCTATGAGGCTTGGGATCCTGAATTGACCCGTGAGCGGGAATATGCGAGAAGGATGACACGCATATACAATCAGACCAGCGAAACGGATCATGAACTGCGGGAAAGCCTTCTGAAGCAGCTGCTTGGCCGGACCGGTCAGCGGGTGGGGATGGAGCCGAATATCCGTTTTGATTATGGCTACAACATTTATGTAGGCGAGAACTTTTTTGCCAACTTTGACTGTACCATTCTGGATGTATGCGAGGTGCATATCGGAGACAACTGTATGTTTGGACCGGGAGTTCATATCTATACCGCAACACACCCCATAGATCCGTATGAACGGATCAAAGGCCCGGAATTGGGCAAACCGGTTAAGCTCGGGGACAACGTCTGGGTGGGCGGCCGGGCGGTTATTAATCCGGGTGTGACAATTGGCAGCAATGTCGTTATTGCTTCGGGTGCCGTCGTCACAAAGGATGTCCCGGACAACGTGATCGTTGGAGGGAATCCGGCCAAGGTGATCAGAACAATAGAGATCGGGAGTAACTAA
- a CDS encoding bile acid:sodium symporter family protein produces MRSLAKVSKFVGGTFSVWVIVFACLGFLMPQVFLGLKGYISLFLGIVMFGMGLTLSSADFREVFRRPMDVAIGVVGHYIIMPLLAFALAKILQLPPDIAVGVILVGCCPSGTSSNVMTLLAKGDVALGVSIASVSTLIAPLATPAMISLLAGQWMDIDAGSLIKDIVTVVIFPILLGVLVKAIFKKQAEASVPALPLVSTIAIVLIVSIVVAGSRSKILDSGLLIFAVVVLHNGLGYLLGYLFAKLFRMDLGKRKAIMFETGMQNSGLGATLAAAHFNPLAAVPSAIFSVWHNISGSALATFFARRSERNR; encoded by the coding sequence ATGCGTTCACTAGCGAAAGTAAGCAAGTTTGTCGGAGGCACTTTTTCTGTATGGGTTATCGTGTTTGCCTGTCTCGGGTTTCTGATGCCTCAAGTTTTTCTCGGACTTAAAGGGTATATCTCCCTATTTCTCGGTATCGTGATGTTCGGTATGGGACTTACCTTGTCCTCTGCGGATTTCCGCGAGGTCTTCCGGCGTCCGATGGATGTAGCCATTGGCGTGGTGGGCCATTATATCATTATGCCCCTTCTGGCCTTTGCTTTGGCCAAAATTTTGCAGCTCCCGCCGGATATCGCCGTCGGTGTCATTCTGGTTGGCTGCTGCCCCAGCGGGACTTCATCTAATGTGATGACCCTCCTGGCCAAAGGCGATGTGGCGCTGGGCGTCTCGATCGCCTCCGTGTCCACTTTGATCGCGCCGCTGGCAACCCCTGCCATGATCAGCCTGCTGGCTGGACAATGGATGGATATTGATGCCGGTTCCCTGATCAAGGATATTGTGACGGTGGTTATCTTCCCAATTCTGCTCGGTGTCCTTGTTAAAGCTATATTTAAAAAACAGGCCGAAGCCAGTGTGCCGGCACTTCCGCTTGTCTCGACGATCGCTATAGTCCTGATCGTTTCGATCGTCGTCGCGGGCAGCCGTTCCAAAATTCTGGACAGCGGACTGCTGATCTTTGCTGTAGTTGTCCTGCACAACGGCCTTGGGTATTTGCTAGGCTACCTGTTCGCCAAACTATTCCGCATGGATCTTGGCAAACGGAAAGCGATTATGTTCGAGACCGGCATGCAAAATTCAGGACTTGGCGCCACGCTGGCCGCCGCTCACTTCAACCCTTTAGCTGCTGTTCCCAGCGCGATCTTCAGCGTGTGGCATAACATCTCCGGTTCTGCTCTGGCTACGTTCTTTGCCCGGCGCAGTGAACGGAATCGTTAG
- a CDS encoding serine hydrolase domain-containing protein, which produces MLPPNKTNLLIQTMKASLANQEIAGANFLVIKDGQEVFYHEEGFADLEAGRPITRDSIFRLYSMTKPVTAVSIMLLMERGEIDLFDPVSRYIPGFGSPLVENNNELVPAGREVNIHDLLNMTSGLGYGGAGKAGQQTAALFQELDRRLNGDQPMSTMEFANRLGQVPLSFEPGSFWQYGASADVLGAIVEAVTGMRFGAFLQQEIFAPLEMKDTGFWVPEPKRDRLVKTYQDDGKDSLERYAGNHLGIHHQMDRDPAFESGGAGLASTIDDAAKFTTLLMNQGSFKGDRLLTPRTVQYLTSPALTSRQQKGFNTWHTLQGHSYGNMMRIMTDPGKAGFLGSPGEYGWDGWLGAYFANSPQDGLTILFMVQKKDAGTMAITRKLRNIVFSSL; this is translated from the coding sequence ATGCTGCCGCCAAACAAAACCAACCTACTCATCCAAACGATGAAGGCAAGCCTTGCAAATCAGGAAATCGCCGGTGCAAACTTCCTGGTCATCAAGGATGGCCAGGAGGTTTTTTACCATGAAGAAGGTTTTGCCGATCTTGAGGCTGGTCGTCCTATTACAAGAGATTCCATCTTTCGTTTATATTCCATGACAAAACCGGTTACCGCCGTCTCGATCATGCTGCTGATGGAACGTGGAGAGATCGATTTGTTTGATCCCGTAAGCCGTTATATTCCGGGGTTCGGCAGTCCGTTGGTTGAGAATAACAACGAGCTGGTCCCGGCTGGCCGGGAAGTCAACATTCATGATTTGCTGAACATGACTTCGGGTTTAGGATATGGAGGAGCCGGTAAAGCCGGGCAGCAGACGGCCGCCTTATTCCAGGAGCTGGACCGGCGTTTGAACGGAGATCAGCCCATGAGCACCATGGAATTCGCTAACCGCCTCGGGCAGGTCCCTCTTTCGTTTGAGCCGGGCTCCTTCTGGCAATACGGAGCCTCTGCCGATGTGCTCGGCGCGATCGTTGAAGCAGTAACAGGAATGAGGTTTGGGGCCTTTTTGCAGCAGGAGATCTTTGCCCCGCTGGAAATGAAAGATACCGGATTCTGGGTGCCGGAGCCCAAGAGAGACCGCCTCGTCAAGACCTATCAGGATGATGGTAAGGACAGCTTGGAGAGGTATGCAGGCAATCATCTTGGCATCCATCACCAAATGGACCGTGATCCGGCATTCGAGTCGGGTGGTGCGGGACTTGCGTCTACGATTGATGATGCCGCCAAATTTACGACCCTGCTGATGAACCAAGGCAGCTTCAAAGGAGACCGGCTGCTGACACCCCGAACAGTCCAATATTTAACCTCACCTGCTTTAACTTCCCGGCAGCAGAAAGGCTTTAATACCTGGCACACCTTGCAAGGTCACAGCTACGGCAATATGATGCGGATCATGACCGATCCCGGCAAAGCCGGATTTCTCGGCAGCCCAGGCGAATACGGCTGGGACGGCTGGCTGGGCGCTTATTTCGCCAACAGCCCTCAAGACGGTTTGACCATCCTGTTTATGGTGCAGAAGAAGGATGCCGGCACGATGGCGATTACACGCAAGCTGCGCAATATCGTTTTTAGCTCTTTATAG
- a CDS encoding MFS transporter, with product MASMFLIIIYLAFISLGIPDSLLGAAWPSMRTDLGASFGFAGIMSMVVAGGTIVSSLASGSLLRRVGAGKITLISCLLTAAALLGFSLAPSVIWLTVLAIPLGLGGGAIDAALNHYVAEHYKAHHMNWLHCFWGVGATLGPIIMSYFIAEHNSWRNGYSAVSKIQFSLVVILFVTLPLWKRIAAMKEIEQARHPQDQSRPDSEITSYRGNVFQIKGVKPTLISFLFYCGVETTVGLWGASYLVGARDMSAETAAGWISLYYGGITIGRLITGFITLMVHNRVLILFGQIVAIAGGLMLLAPLPSLFLIGIILIGVGLAPIYPGLLHETPARFGREHSAKLMGYQMAVAYTGSTLLPPLFGFIAGRTSIGLFPFVVLAFLICMLMSVEKVNLILNKQKEGQSLTGG from the coding sequence ATGGCAAGCATGTTCTTAATTATTATTTATTTGGCTTTTATCAGCCTGGGAATTCCGGATTCGCTGCTTGGGGCGGCATGGCCTTCGATGCGGACGGATTTAGGGGCTTCATTTGGTTTCGCCGGCATTATGTCGATGGTCGTGGCCGGAGGAACGATTGTATCCAGTCTAGCTAGCGGAAGTTTACTTAGGCGAGTCGGCGCGGGGAAAATCACGTTAATAAGCTGCCTGCTAACCGCTGCAGCATTATTGGGGTTCTCTCTGGCCCCTTCTGTAATCTGGCTGACTGTGCTGGCTATTCCGCTTGGGCTTGGCGGCGGTGCCATTGATGCAGCATTAAATCATTATGTAGCTGAACATTATAAGGCCCACCATATGAACTGGCTGCATTGTTTTTGGGGTGTCGGGGCAACCCTTGGACCCATTATCATGTCTTATTTTATTGCTGAGCATAATTCATGGCGGAACGGCTATAGCGCTGTATCCAAGATTCAATTCTCACTTGTGGTTATTTTATTCGTTACTCTCCCTTTATGGAAACGTATTGCGGCCATGAAGGAAATTGAGCAGGCCAGACATCCGCAAGACCAATCCAGGCCTGATTCGGAAATAACCTCTTACAGGGGGAACGTGTTTCAGATCAAAGGGGTAAAGCCTACACTTATTTCATTCCTGTTTTATTGTGGTGTTGAAACCACGGTGGGATTATGGGGAGCCAGTTATCTTGTTGGCGCCAGAGATATGTCGGCGGAGACGGCTGCCGGATGGATCTCTTTATATTACGGGGGCATAACGATAGGAAGACTGATTACCGGGTTCATTACGCTGATGGTCCACAATCGGGTGCTCATCCTTTTCGGCCAGATTGTGGCCATAGCTGGCGGACTCATGCTGCTTGCACCTTTGCCTTCCTTATTTCTGATTGGCATCATTCTGATTGGAGTTGGGCTTGCGCCTATTTATCCGGGACTTCTTCATGAAACGCCTGCCCGCTTCGGCCGGGAACATTCCGCCAAACTAATGGGCTATCAGATGGCAGTTGCTTATACGGGTTCGACCCTACTCCCGCCGCTGTTCGGGTTTATTGCAGGCAGAACCAGCATCGGATTATTCCCATTTGTTGTCCTGGCTTTCCTTATTTGTATGTTGATGAGTGTGGAGAAAGTAAACCTGATTTTGAACAAACAAAAAGAAGGCCAATCTTTAACGGGTGGCTGA
- a CDS encoding Ger(x)C family spore germination protein: MTKMKRLRSQLSAAIMFAVLMGITTGCWDMVEPNERSIWVGTGLDSAAGRKIDLSAQIAVPRALGEGGGQQEPYMVKSTVGRNLEDCFQKLQAKLSRRIFLGHRNAVFVGQEMAEKSMKRLMDEFGRNPRSNIRAKLFLVKGATAKSFLAESGGIEYFSTEKAIRQTRFNGINDKMTTMIFFKEVLQRDGMRPLMQVVAAGTEKNPQSEAEESESSHREIALFNNSAAAVGYLQEEEAIAALWAAGYLKDQMVTETVNGQEVTIDFHHMKRTLKSKIAGENVEVKLALRAQGIVDENDTDLNLFSYSDMKQVEQAFNQRIEQQMNIMIKKVQQKYKTDIFGFGEDIHRRYPKQWNQMKGNWDERFPKVKVTVISSITIRHIGERGPK, encoded by the coding sequence ATGACCAAGATGAAACGTTTAAGGTCACAGCTATCCGCAGCGATCATGTTTGCCGTTTTAATGGGAATTACTACAGGCTGCTGGGATATGGTCGAACCTAACGAACGCTCAATCTGGGTAGGAACGGGGCTGGATTCGGCTGCCGGACGCAAAATTGATTTGAGTGCGCAGATCGCCGTTCCTCGTGCACTGGGGGAGGGAGGCGGGCAGCAAGAACCTTATATGGTGAAATCTACGGTCGGCCGGAACCTGGAAGATTGCTTTCAAAAGCTGCAGGCTAAATTATCCCGCCGAATTTTTCTTGGCCACCGCAATGCTGTTTTTGTTGGGCAAGAAATGGCTGAGAAAAGCATGAAGAGATTGATGGACGAGTTCGGACGGAATCCAAGGAGCAATATTCGGGCCAAGTTATTTTTGGTTAAAGGCGCAACAGCGAAGTCTTTTCTTGCAGAGAGTGGAGGAATTGAATATTTTTCTACGGAAAAGGCAATCCGGCAAACCCGCTTTAATGGAATCAACGATAAGATGACCACCATGATCTTCTTCAAAGAGGTACTCCAGCGAGACGGCATGAGACCCCTTATGCAGGTAGTGGCAGCAGGTACGGAGAAAAATCCGCAGTCTGAAGCTGAAGAATCCGAGTCCAGTCACCGCGAGATTGCCTTGTTCAACAATTCAGCTGCTGCTGTCGGTTATCTGCAGGAAGAAGAAGCCATTGCTGCGTTATGGGCAGCCGGGTATCTCAAGGATCAAATGGTAACAGAGACCGTCAACGGACAGGAAGTGACCATTGATTTCCATCATATGAAGAGGACTCTGAAATCAAAGATTGCAGGCGAAAACGTCGAGGTGAAGCTCGCCTTACGCGCACAAGGCATTGTTGATGAGAACGACACGGACCTTAATCTGTTCTCCTATTCCGATATGAAGCAAGTGGAACAGGCCTTCAACCAAAGAATAGAACAGCAAATGAACATCATGATAAAGAAGGTCCAGCAAAAATATAAAACCGATATCTTTGGATTCGGGGAAGACATCCATAGAAGGTACCCGAAACAGTGGAACCAGATGAAAGGAAACTGGGACGAACGTTTCCCTAAGGTTAAGGTCACCGTGATCTCCAGCATCACAATTAGGCATATTGGTGAAAGAGGGCCCAAGTAA
- a CDS encoding spore gernimation protein GerQ has translation MNDQSLAPHESLELHEMLNFKTLCLAKSKLMQGLVFDQELKALMQKDVEQSVKAIADLQAVYAKVPFQAPVPPNRPTPILN, from the coding sequence GTGAACGATCAATCCCTTGCTCCCCATGAATCGCTGGAGCTTCATGAAATGCTGAACTTTAAAACGCTTTGCCTGGCCAAATCTAAATTGATGCAGGGGCTGGTGTTTGACCAAGAGCTTAAAGCGTTGATGCAAAAAGACGTGGAGCAATCCGTCAAAGCCATTGCAGACCTTCAAGCCGTTTATGCCAAAGTCCCGTTTCAAGCCCCTGTTCCGCCTAACCGTCCGACTCCTATTTTAAATTAG
- a CDS encoding zinc-dependent alcohol dehydrogenase produces MKAVTYQGIKNVMVKEVPAPKIQKPDDMIIKLTSTAICGSDLHLIHGMIPNLQEDYIIGHEPMGIVEEVGPEVTRLKKGDRVIIPFTIACGECFYCKHQLESQCDNANENGDMGAYFGYSGNAGGYPGGQAEYLRVPFANFTHFKIPEDNEQPDEKLCLIADVMPTAFWSVDNAGVKNGDTVIVLGCGPIGLMVQKFAWLKGAKRVIAVDYVDYRLEHAKRTNHVETVNFEQGPNIGSYLKEITKGGADVVIDAVGMDGKMNDLEFLASGLKLQGGTMSALVIASQAVRKGGMIQITGVYGGRYNGFPLGDIMQRNVNIRSGQAPVVHYMPYMYELIHSGKVDPGDIITHVIPLSEAKHGYEIFDTKTDNCIKVILKP; encoded by the coding sequence ATGAAAGCAGTTACCTACCAAGGCATCAAGAACGTTATGGTCAAAGAGGTTCCTGCTCCTAAAATTCAGAAGCCGGACGATATGATCATCAAATTAACCAGTACGGCCATCTGCGGTTCGGACCTGCATTTGATACACGGCATGATTCCCAATCTGCAGGAGGACTATATCATCGGGCATGAACCGATGGGGATTGTGGAAGAAGTCGGACCGGAAGTAACCCGGTTGAAGAAAGGCGACAGAGTTATTATTCCTTTCACGATTGCTTGCGGGGAATGCTTCTACTGCAAACACCAGCTGGAAAGCCAATGTGATAACGCCAACGAGAATGGCGACATGGGAGCTTACTTCGGCTATTCAGGCAATGCGGGGGGGTATCCCGGCGGGCAGGCCGAATATTTAAGGGTTCCTTTTGCCAACTTCACGCATTTCAAAATTCCGGAAGACAACGAACAGCCCGACGAGAAGCTGTGCCTGATCGCAGATGTGATGCCAACGGCCTTTTGGAGCGTGGATAACGCTGGCGTTAAGAATGGAGATACCGTTATCGTGCTGGGCTGCGGTCCGATTGGACTGATGGTCCAAAAGTTCGCCTGGCTGAAAGGCGCCAAGAGGGTGATTGCGGTTGACTATGTGGATTATCGCCTGGAGCACGCGAAACGGACAAACCATGTGGAGACGGTGAATTTCGAACAGGGCCCTAACATAGGCAGCTATCTGAAGGAAATCACCAAAGGCGGAGCCGATGTGGTCATTGATGCGGTTGGCATGGATGGAAAAATGAACGATCTTGAGTTTCTGGCCAGCGGCCTCAAGCTCCAGGGAGGGACAATGAGTGCTCTGGTCATCGCTTCCCAGGCCGTCCGCAAAGGCGGCATGATCCAGATCACCGGCGTCTACGGCGGCCGGTATAACGGCTTTCCTCTGGGAGATATTATGCAGCGCAACGTGAACATCCGCTCCGGTCAGGCACCGGTGGTCCATTACATGCCTTATATGTATGAACTGATTCATTCCGGCAAAGTAGATCCGGGAGACATTATTACCCATGTTATCCCGCTGTCTGAAGCCAAACACGGATATGAGATTTTTGATACGAAGACGGATAACTGCATTAAAGTCATTTTGAAACCTTAG
- a CDS encoding MarR family winged helix-turn-helix transcriptional regulator — translation MSVQDNFEFLQSCLYFNTNRLSRAITRMAEEEFSVTGLTPMYGYLIRLVNGIPGITQKELADKLYITASTLTRFIDKLEGKGLVERKVSGKTVEVYPTAKGLELGETIRKASKNLEKRYEEILGSELARELSRNIENTSRMLEK, via the coding sequence ATGTCCGTACAAGATAATTTTGAATTTTTGCAAAGCTGCTTATATTTTAATACCAACCGTTTAAGCAGGGCCATAACGCGCATGGCAGAAGAAGAATTTTCAGTCACCGGGTTAACGCCTATGTATGGGTATCTGATTCGATTGGTCAACGGAATACCCGGCATCACACAGAAGGAACTGGCCGATAAGCTGTATATTACCGCTTCTACGTTAACCAGATTTATTGACAAGCTGGAAGGCAAGGGACTGGTAGAACGGAAAGTCAGCGGGAAGACTGTCGAGGTTTACCCTACAGCTAAAGGACTGGAGTTAGGAGAGACGATTCGGAAAGCTTCCAAGAATTTAGAGAAACGTTATGAAGAGATTTTAGGGAGCGAGCTGGCCAGAGAATTATCACGGAATATTGAGAATACAAGCCGGATGCTGGAAAAATAA
- a CDS encoding pyrimidine/purine nucleoside phosphorylase, protein MAQFENVTVVKEANIYFDGKVTSRAVLFADGTRKTLGIMLPGDYEFGTDSIEIMEILAGDLKVLLPGETKWLHIQGKGEFTVPANTKFKLQVAAVTDYCCSYVSE, encoded by the coding sequence ATGGCACAATTCGAAAATGTCACCGTGGTCAAGGAAGCTAATATTTACTTTGACGGTAAAGTAACCAGCCGCGCTGTCCTGTTCGCAGACGGCACAAGAAAGACGCTCGGCATCATGCTTCCGGGAGACTATGAATTCGGTACGGACAGCATAGAAATTATGGAGATTTTGGCGGGTGATCTGAAAGTTCTCCTGCCAGGGGAGACGAAGTGGCTGCATATTCAAGGCAAAGGAGAATTCACCGTTCCTGCGAACACGAAATTCAAACTTCAAGTGGCGGCTGTAACCGACTACTGCTGTTCTTACGTCTCTGAATAA